From one Bacteroides fragilis NCTC 9343 genomic stretch:
- a CDS encoding DUF4493 domain-containing protein has translation MKRLSFMVSMAMLISCVASCDSGSDAVSYGVGTLSLGLSANPSFSTKTRSVNEAEYKKADNYQVTVKDADGASLYNGLYKDMPLSIDLTAGKGYTVKAFYGENVNAGFDKLYVEGSQEFTVSEGEQKNVILYCKPANVKVSVVYTEDFLKYYSDCTVSLSTSHLTAPFEVNMKKDSGKDAYLKANADGEKVSITVGGFRDKEGNEVVMEALVAEKKVAPKTHLTITVDPEVITISTGTASLDVTVDTGTEDKDVNIEIPEEYWPGNASK, from the coding sequence ATGAAAAGACTCTCTTTTATGGTTAGTATGGCGATGCTAATTTCATGTGTTGCCTCGTGTGATTCCGGCAGTGATGCTGTTTCATACGGTGTAGGAACATTGAGCCTCGGGCTCTCTGCCAATCCTTCTTTTTCCACGAAAACCCGTTCCGTCAACGAAGCGGAATATAAAAAAGCCGATAATTATCAAGTGACGGTCAAGGATGCCGACGGTGCCTCTTTATACAATGGCTTGTACAAAGACATGCCCTTGTCCATTGATCTGACTGCCGGTAAGGGGTATACCGTAAAAGCTTTCTATGGCGAGAATGTGAACGCAGGCTTCGACAAGCTATATGTGGAAGGTAGTCAGGAGTTCACGGTCAGTGAAGGCGAACAAAAGAATGTTATTTTGTACTGCAAACCGGCTAATGTCAAAGTATCGGTTGTCTATACCGAAGATTTTCTGAAATATTATTCGGATTGTACCGTATCGCTCTCTACTTCACACCTGACTGCTCCTTTTGAAGTGAATATGAAAAAAGATTCCGGCAAGGATGCTTATCTGAAAGCAAATGCCGATGGCGAGAAGGTATCGATCACTGTAGGAGGTTTCAGAGATAAAGAAGGCAATGAGGTGGTGATGGAAGCTTTGGTTGCTGAGAAAAAAGTGGCTCCCAAAACACACCTTACTATTACAGTCGATCCGGAAGTTATTACTATTTCCACGGGTACGGCGTCGTTGGACGTAACAGTAGATACCGGTACAGAAGATAAGGATGTGAATATCGAGATTCCGGAAGAGTATTGGCCGGGTAATGCAAGTAAGTAA
- the gdhA gene encoding NADP-specific glutamate dehydrogenase codes for MNIEKIMSSLEAKHPGESEYLQAVKEVLLSIEDIYNQHPEFEKAKIIERLVEPDRIFTFRVTWVDDKGEVQTNLGYRVQFNNAIGPYKGGIRFHASVNLSILKFLGFEQTFKNALTTLPMGGGKGGSDFSPRGKSDAEIMRFCQAFMLELWRHLGPDMDVPAGDIGVGGREVGYMFGMYKKLTREFTGTFTGKGLEFGGSLIRPEATGFGGLYFVNQMLQTKGIDIKGKTVAISGFGNVAWGAATKATELGAKVVTISGPDGYIYDPNGISGEKIDYMLELRASGNDIVAPYADEFPGSTFVAGKRPWEVKADIALPCATQNELNGEDAKNLIDNNVLCVGEISNMGCTPEAIDLFIEHKTMYAPGKAVNAGGVATSGLEMSQNAMHLSWSAAEVDEKLHSIMHGIHAQCVKYGTEPDGYINYVKGANIAGFMKVAHAMMGQGII; via the coding sequence ATGAACATCGAAAAAATCATGTCCTCTCTTGAGGCAAAACATCCCGGTGAATCTGAATATCTTCAGGCCGTAAAAGAAGTATTACTCTCTATCGAAGATATCTACAACCAACACCCAGAATTTGAAAAGGCCAAAATCATCGAAAGACTGGTAGAGCCCGACCGTATTTTCACATTCCGTGTAACATGGGTGGATGATAAAGGTGAAGTTCAGACCAACCTGGGATATCGTGTTCAGTTCAACAACGCTATCGGCCCATACAAAGGCGGTATCCGTTTCCACGCTTCTGTCAACCTCTCGATCCTGAAATTCCTGGGATTCGAACAGACTTTCAAAAATGCACTGACAACTTTACCTATGGGCGGTGGCAAAGGAGGTTCCGACTTCTCTCCACGAGGAAAAAGTGATGCGGAAATCATGCGTTTCTGTCAGGCATTCATGCTTGAATTGTGGCGTCATCTAGGGCCGGATATGGATGTGCCTGCCGGTGATATCGGTGTAGGAGGACGTGAAGTCGGCTATATGTTCGGTATGTACAAGAAACTGACCCGTGAGTTTACAGGAACTTTCACGGGTAAAGGACTTGAATTTGGCGGTTCACTGATTCGCCCGGAAGCCACTGGATTCGGCGGATTGTATTTCGTCAACCAAATGTTGCAGACCAAGGGTATCGACATAAAAGGTAAAACTGTGGCTATCTCCGGATTCGGAAACGTTGCCTGGGGAGCTGCTACCAAAGCTACCGAACTGGGAGCCAAAGTAGTTACCATCTCCGGACCGGACGGATATATCTATGATCCGAATGGAATCAGTGGAGAGAAGATCGATTATATGCTTGAGTTGCGTGCTTCGGGCAACGATATTGTGGCTCCGTATGCAGATGAATTTCCGGGTTCTACATTCGTAGCCGGTAAACGCCCATGGGAAGTAAAAGCAGACATAGCGCTTCCTTGCGCCACTCAAAACGAATTGAATGGCGAAGATGCCAAGAACCTGATCGACAACAACGTTCTTTGTGTCGGAGAGATCTCCAATATGGGTTGTACACCCGAAGCTATCGATCTCTTTATCGAACACAAAACAATGTACGCTCCCGGCAAAGCTGTCAATGCAGGCGGTGTGGCAACATCCGGACTCGAAATGTCACAAAATGCAATGCACTTGAGCTGGAGTGCAGCCGAGGTAGACGAGAAACTGCATTCTATCATGCACGGCATTCATGCACAATGTGTGAAGTATGGTACAGAGCCCGACGGATATATCAATTATGTAAAAGGTGCCAATATTGCAGGTTTCATGAAAGTAGCCCATGCAATGATGGGACAAGGAATCATCTGA
- a CDS encoding M24 family metallopeptidase, giving the protein MLQPELKMRRDKIRVLMAQQNIEAALITCNVNLLYTYGRIVSGYLYLPLHSPALLFIKRPNNITGEHVFPIRKPEQIPDLIKENNLPMPQKLMLEGDELSFTEYNRLAAIFPESEIVNGTPLIREARSVKTPVEIELFRRSGVAHAKAYDQIPSVYRPGMTDLEFSIEIERLMRLQGNLGIFRVFGQSMEIFMGSVLTGDNAAYPSPYDFALGGEGLDPALPGGLNKTPLKEGQSVMVDLGGNFNGYMGDMSRVFSVGKLSDEAYTAHQVCLDIQEAVSSMAQPGVVCEDLYNAAINIVTKAGFADKFMGISQQAKFIGHGIGLEINEAPVLAPRMKQELEPGMVFALEPKIVIPGVGPVGIENSWAVTPEGVEKLTICNEEIIELQ; this is encoded by the coding sequence ATGTTACAACCCGAATTAAAGATGCGCCGCGATAAAATTCGTGTGCTTATGGCTCAGCAAAATATTGAAGCCGCACTTATCACTTGTAATGTAAATTTGCTCTATACTTACGGCCGTATCGTCAGCGGATACCTCTACTTACCTCTCCACTCACCGGCTTTATTATTCATCAAACGCCCCAACAATATCACCGGCGAACATGTATTTCCCATCCGTAAACCGGAACAGATTCCAGACTTGATCAAAGAAAACAATCTGCCGATGCCACAAAAGTTGATGTTGGAAGGCGACGAACTTTCGTTTACAGAATACAATCGCCTTGCTGCTATTTTCCCTGAATCGGAAATTGTAAACGGTACTCCTCTGATCCGTGAAGCGCGCAGCGTTAAGACTCCTGTAGAGATAGAATTATTCCGCCGTTCGGGTGTAGCTCATGCCAAAGCCTACGACCAGATTCCTTCGGTATATCGCCCGGGAATGACTGATCTGGAATTCTCCATTGAAATAGAAAGGCTGATGCGTCTGCAAGGTAACTTAGGTATCTTCCGCGTATTCGGTCAAAGTATGGAGATTTTTATGGGTAGCGTACTGACGGGTGACAATGCAGCTTATCCTTCACCTTACGATTTCGCTTTGGGGGGCGAAGGGTTGGACCCGGCTTTGCCAGGCGGACTGAATAAGACTCCTTTAAAAGAAGGACAAAGTGTTATGGTAGATTTAGGCGGAAATTTCAATGGATATATGGGAGATATGAGTCGTGTATTCTCTGTCGGAAAGCTAAGTGACGAGGCTTATACAGCTCATCAGGTCTGTCTTGACATTCAGGAAGCCGTTTCATCGATGGCTCAACCCGGCGTTGTATGCGAAGACTTATATAATGCAGCGATCAACATAGTAACCAAAGCCGGTTTTGCCGACAAATTTATGGGTATCAGTCAACAAGCCAAATTCATTGGCCACGGTATCGGCCTGGAAATCAACGAGGCCCCTGTACTTGCTCCCCGTATGAAACAAGAATTGGAACCGGGGATGGTTTTCGCTCTCGAACCGAAAATCGTCATTCCGGGTGTAGGTCCCGTAGGTATCGAAAACTCTTGGGCAGTAACTCCCGAAGGTGTTGAGAAACTGACTATCTGCAACGAAGAGATTATTGAGTTGCAATAA
- a CDS encoding caspase family protein, with protein sequence MKRFFLLTIILTVVVTGKVGAQEAASASKRANQQYVLFESERDKGTNVTAMYDYLMDSYENFMKVVEAPDNSQYIGGAKNRLRALYPYLLNGAVYYSEQKQPSKALDFAAAYIDMPQLKLFRSELLPKDNRYASVVYYAAVAAFNLEKNEKALRYFQEYLNTGTEAQQKDCYVYMNMIYQKQKKYADQERVLEQAIAKYPVSLDFLYNLVNVHIATNNMEKLIGAIDRILAVDPNNDKVLPIKARILERQGKNVEALDIYKRLYALHPESFELMTGVARANFNCATEIVNNGATIANDTEYALVRQRASGYLMDAKDLFLKILQKDPSSKMYMQGLAGVYQYMDMKPEYEVLNKIVQDGASYTAFPSRLAAYKEALKKTENVAQEQQAVPVPIEPAMLVIKVDQFTDANNNKVIDAGESFAIRFTIENQGKGDAYNVRLRLAEQQGYDQYFDGPRELDGGNIAAGKSKEYTFRYIAKKELPTSLAKINIYAFEANGFDADPSELIVNTQEYAMPRLRVADHQFFASEGSSITLGKNGKLTVALQNFGTQTARKVKVNFTLPKNVYTTDTPEIIVDSIAPGDVAILDYGFLVNKRFDGDSIAVMLAVTESTRSASLNEAYKVKVGEYLSASASMNLSGNVAARKVNVKDFSLGFKSELMEDVPVGAVNRHRYALIIGNEDYSMTGANAEINVPYAVNDAVLFREYCVRTFGVPDGQIKVVPNATAGMMHEQLDWLVNMASTDPQAELIFYYSGHGNNDEATKEPYLLPVDITGKNIRLGISLSDLYKKLATYPVKGAYVFLDACFSGGYKSAAPLLAQKGVRVVPKVGLPQGNTLSFSSSSGDQTSSVYHEKKQGYYTYFLIKTIRDAKGNISMKELFDRTSAAVKRATALIDKIQEPQCMASPTWIGWEDIKLETPVVTP encoded by the coding sequence ATGAAGAGATTTTTTTTACTGACAATCATTCTTACTGTTGTTGTAACAGGTAAAGTGGGGGCACAAGAAGCTGCCTCCGCTTCAAAACGTGCTAACCAACAGTATGTGCTTTTTGAAAGTGAGCGGGATAAGGGAACGAACGTAACGGCCATGTATGATTATTTGATGGATAGTTACGAAAATTTCATGAAGGTTGTAGAGGCACCGGATAACAGTCAGTATATTGGAGGCGCCAAGAATCGACTGAGAGCGTTGTATCCTTATCTGCTGAACGGGGCAGTGTACTATTCGGAACAGAAACAACCGTCCAAAGCATTGGATTTTGCTGCTGCTTATATCGATATGCCGCAGCTGAAACTGTTCCGTAGTGAATTGTTGCCGAAAGATAACCGATATGCTTCGGTGGTGTATTACGCAGCTGTAGCGGCCTTCAATCTGGAGAAGAACGAAAAAGCTTTGAGATATTTTCAGGAATATCTCAATACCGGTACGGAGGCCCAGCAGAAAGACTGCTATGTTTATATGAATATGATTTATCAGAAGCAGAAGAAGTATGCGGACCAGGAACGTGTGCTGGAACAGGCTATTGCCAAGTATCCCGTTTCGCTTGATTTCCTATACAATCTGGTGAATGTGCATATTGCTACCAATAATATGGAGAAGCTGATTGGAGCAATAGACCGTATTCTGGCTGTCGACCCGAATAATGATAAAGTGTTGCCTATCAAGGCACGCATCCTGGAGCGTCAGGGAAAGAATGTGGAGGCATTGGATATTTATAAACGTCTTTATGCACTGCACCCTGAGAGTTTTGAATTGATGACGGGAGTGGCACGTGCCAACTTTAACTGTGCTACGGAGATTGTGAACAATGGTGCCACTATTGCCAACGATACGGAATATGCTTTGGTACGTCAACGTGCATCGGGTTATCTGATGGATGCCAAAGACCTCTTCCTGAAAATTTTGCAGAAAGATCCTTCTTCCAAAATGTATATGCAGGGACTGGCCGGGGTGTATCAGTATATGGATATGAAACCGGAATATGAGGTGCTGAACAAAATCGTTCAGGATGGGGCTTCTTATACCGCCTTTCCGTCTCGTCTTGCGGCCTATAAAGAGGCATTGAAAAAAACGGAGAATGTGGCTCAAGAGCAACAAGCGGTTCCCGTGCCTATTGAACCGGCTATGCTGGTTATCAAAGTAGACCAGTTTACGGATGCTAATAACAATAAGGTGATCGATGCCGGCGAAAGTTTTGCTATACGGTTCACCATAGAGAATCAGGGTAAGGGAGATGCCTACAATGTACGGCTTCGCCTGGCTGAACAGCAGGGCTATGATCAGTATTTTGACGGCCCTCGTGAACTGGACGGTGGTAATATTGCTGCCGGGAAGTCTAAGGAATACACTTTCCGTTATATAGCCAAGAAGGAGTTGCCGACAAGTCTGGCCAAGATTAATATTTATGCGTTCGAGGCGAATGGATTTGATGCGGATCCTTCCGAGCTGATTGTGAACACTCAGGAATATGCAATGCCTCGTCTGCGTGTTGCCGATCACCAATTCTTCGCTTCCGAGGGTTCTTCCATCACTTTGGGTAAGAACGGTAAGCTGACTGTTGCCTTACAGAATTTCGGTACGCAGACTGCACGCAAGGTGAAAGTGAACTTTACTTTGCCGAAGAATGTATATACGACTGATACGCCGGAAATTATTGTCGATAGCATTGCCCCGGGAGATGTAGCTATACTCGACTATGGTTTTTTGGTGAATAAACGTTTTGATGGAGATTCGATTGCAGTTATGCTGGCTGTCACGGAATCTACTCGTTCGGCTTCTCTGAATGAAGCTTATAAGGTGAAAGTCGGAGAGTACCTGAGTGCTTCCGCTTCGATGAACCTGAGTGGAAATGTAGCTGCACGTAAAGTGAATGTGAAAGACTTCTCACTCGGCTTTAAGAGTGAACTGATGGAGGATGTGCCTGTGGGAGCTGTCAATCGCCATCGGTATGCATTGATTATCGGTAACGAGGATTATAGCATGACAGGGGCTAATGCGGAAATAAACGTACCTTATGCGGTCAATGACGCTGTGTTGTTCCGTGAGTATTGCGTGCGTACTTTTGGGGTGCCCGACGGACAAATCAAGGTAGTGCCGAATGCCACAGCCGGTATGATGCACGAGCAACTCGACTGGCTGGTGAATATGGCAAGTACGGATCCGCAGGCGGAATTGATATTCTACTATTCAGGACATGGAAATAACGACGAGGCTACCAAAGAACCTTATCTGTTGCCGGTAGATATTACCGGTAAGAATATTCGTTTGGGTATCTCGTTGAGTGACTTGTATAAAAAACTGGCTACATATCCGGTGAAAGGGGCTTATGTATTCCTCGATGCTTGCTTTAGCGGTGGTTATAAGAGTGCTGCTCCGTTATTGGCACAGAAAGGGGTGCGTGTGGTACCAAAGGTGGGTTTACCACAAGGAAACACATTGAGCTTCTCGTCCAGTAGCGGTGACCAGACTTCAAGCGTTTATCATGAAAAGAAACAGGGATATTATACTTACTTCCTGATTAAGACCATTCGGGACGCAAAAGGGAATATCTCCATGAAAGAACTGTTTGACAGAACCAGTGCTGCCGTGAAACGTGCAACCGCATTGATCGATAAGATTCAGGAACCTCAATGTATGGCTTCTCCTACGTGGATAGGCTGGGAAGATATAAAACTGGAAACTCCGGTTGTGACGCCTTAG
- a CDS encoding PEP/pyruvate-binding domain-containing protein, with protein sequence MLSKFKLNQLYFKDTQFANLMTRRIFNVLLIANPYDAFMLEDDGRIDEKIFNEYTSLSLRYPPRFSQVSTEEEALRQLESVSFDLVICMPGTGDNDSFDIGRHIKEKYEQIPIVILTPFSHGITKRIANEDLSAFDYVFCWLGNTDLLVSIIKLIEDKMNLEHDVKEVGVQLILLVEDSIRFYSSVLPNLYKFVLKQSQEFSTEALNAHQRTLRMRGRPKIVLARTYEEAMDIYNKYTNNILGVITDVRFPRVDKGEKDGMAGIKLCAEVRKKDPFVPLIIQSSETENAAYAAKYGATFIDKNSKKMDVDLRRIVSDNFGFGDFVFRNPETGVEIARVRNLKELQNILFAVPAESFLYHISRNHVSRWLYSRAMFPVAEFLRPITWHSLQDVDAHRKIIFEAIVKYRKMKNQGVVAVFKRDRFDRYSNFARIGDGSLGGKGRGLAFIDNMVKRHPEFEEFENARVAIPKTVVLCTDVFDEFMDTNNLYQVALSDADDDTILRYFLKAKLPDRLVEDFFTFFDVVKSPIAIRSSSLLEDSHYQPFAGIYNTYMIPYLDDKYEMLRMLSDAIKGVYASVYFRDSKAYMQATSNVIDQEKMAVILQQVVGNQYGDRYYPSMSGVARSLNYYPIGDEKAEEGTVNLALGLGKYIVDGGMTLRFSPAHPSKVLQTSELDIALKETQTRFYALDLKNAGDNFSIDDGFNLLKLHVKEAEKDGSLRYIASTYDPYDQVIRDGLYPGGRKVITFANILQHDVFPLARILRWVLRYGQQEMRRPVEIEFAVTLNHDRDKTGTFYLLQVRPIVDSKDMLDEDLTTIPDEDVLLRSNNSLGHGIMNEIHDIVYVKTDHYSASNNQNIAWEIEKINQQFLNEGKNYVLVGPGRWGSSDTWLGIPVKWPHISAARVIVEAGLTNYRVDPSQGTHFFQNLTSFGVGYFTINAFMNDGVYNQEFLNTQPAVFETEYLRHVRFERPIVVKMDGKKKLGVVLMPDK encoded by the coding sequence ATGCTCAGCAAATTTAAATTAAACCAGCTCTACTTTAAAGATACCCAGTTTGCTAACCTGATGACAAGGCGAATTTTTAACGTCTTACTGATAGCTAATCCTTATGATGCTTTTATGCTGGAGGATGACGGGCGTATCGATGAAAAGATTTTCAATGAATATACCTCACTTTCTCTCCGTTATCCCCCCCGTTTTTCACAAGTTTCCACCGAAGAAGAGGCGTTGAGGCAGCTTGAAAGTGTATCGTTCGATCTGGTGATTTGCATGCCGGGTACGGGAGATAACGATAGTTTTGATATCGGGCGTCATATTAAGGAGAAGTACGAACAGATACCGATTGTTATCCTGACACCGTTCAGTCATGGTATTACCAAACGGATTGCAAACGAAGATCTGAGTGCATTCGACTATGTGTTCTGTTGGTTGGGAAATACCGATTTGCTGGTGTCTATCATTAAGCTGATCGAAGACAAGATGAATCTGGAGCATGACGTAAAAGAGGTGGGCGTGCAGTTGATTCTGTTGGTGGAAGACAGTATCCGCTTCTATTCTTCCGTACTTCCCAATCTTTATAAATTTGTATTGAAGCAGAGTCAGGAGTTTTCTACCGAGGCCTTGAATGCCCATCAACGTACACTCCGTATGCGTGGTCGTCCCAAAATTGTATTGGCTCGTACTTACGAGGAAGCGATGGATATATATAATAAGTATACTAACAATATATTGGGAGTTATTACCGATGTCCGTTTTCCTCGTGTGGATAAGGGAGAGAAGGACGGTATGGCAGGTATCAAGTTGTGTGCCGAGGTAAGAAAGAAAGACCCGTTTGTTCCTTTAATCATCCAGTCGTCCGAGACGGAGAATGCGGCCTATGCGGCAAAATACGGGGCCACGTTTATCGATAAGAATTCCAAGAAGATGGATGTCGATCTTCGCCGGATTGTTTCCGATAATTTCGGTTTTGGTGACTTTGTGTTCCGTAATCCCGAAACGGGAGTCGAGATAGCCCGCGTACGGAATCTGAAAGAGTTGCAAAATATCCTTTTTGCCGTTCCTGCCGAATCTTTCCTTTATCATATCAGCCGTAACCATGTCTCACGTTGGTTGTATTCACGCGCCATGTTTCCGGTAGCCGAATTTCTTCGTCCCATCACCTGGCATAGTCTGCAGGATGTCGATGCACACCGCAAAATCATCTTTGAGGCCATCGTGAAATATCGAAAGATGAAAAACCAGGGAGTGGTAGCCGTATTCAAGCGCGACCGTTTCGACCGTTATTCAAACTTTGCCCGTATCGGAGACGGTTCGTTGGGAGGAAAAGGGCGCGGACTGGCGTTTATTGACAATATGGTGAAGCGCCATCCGGAATTTGAAGAATTTGAGAATGCCCGTGTAGCTATCCCGAAAACAGTAGTGCTCTGTACCGATGTATTCGACGAGTTTATGGATACGAATAATCTGTATCAGGTTGCCCTTTCCGATGCTGATGACGATACGATTCTGAGATATTTCCTGAAAGCAAAGTTACCCGACCGCTTGGTTGAGGACTTTTTTACTTTCTTCGATGTAGTGAAGTCCCCTATTGCCATCCGTTCTTCTTCTCTGCTTGAAGATTCCCATTATCAGCCTTTTGCAGGCATCTATAACACTTATATGATTCCTTATCTGGACGATAAATATGAGATGCTTCGCATGTTGTCCGATGCTATTAAGGGAGTATATGCATCAGTCTATTTTCGTGACAGTAAGGCATATATGCAAGCCACTTCGAATGTGATCGATCAGGAAAAGATGGCCGTTATCCTGCAACAGGTAGTCGGCAATCAGTATGGTGACCGTTATTATCCTTCCATGTCCGGTGTAGCCCGCTCTCTCAATTATTATCCCATTGGTGACGAAAAGGCTGAAGAAGGTACGGTAAATCTGGCTCTCGGTTTGGGCAAGTATATCGTAGATGGAGGCATGACTTTGCGTTTCTCGCCTGCCCATCCTTCGAAAGTGCTACAGACCAGTGAATTGGATATTGCCTTGAAAGAGACGCAGACCCGTTTTTATGCCCTCGACCTGAAGAATGCCGGTGATAACTTCTCGATTGACGATGGCTTCAATCTTTTGAAGTTACATGTGAAGGAAGCCGAAAAAGACGGTTCGTTGCGTTATATTGCCTCTACTTACGATCCTTACGATCAGGTGATTCGGGACGGTTTGTATCCCGGAGGGCGCAAAGTGATCACGTTTGCCAACATCCTGCAGCACGATGTATTTCCGTTGGCACGCATCCTGCGCTGGGTACTTCGTTATGGTCAGCAGGAGATGCGCCGTCCGGTAGAGATCGAATTTGCCGTGACGCTCAATCACGACCGTGATAAGACCGGTACATTCTATCTGCTTCAGGTGCGTCCTATTGTGGACAGTAAAGATATGTTGGACGAGGATCTTACGACTATTCCTGACGAAGACGTGTTGCTTCGTTCCAACAACTCTTTGGGGCATGGCATTATGAACGAGATACACGATATTGTGTATGTCAAAACCGATCATTACAGTGCATCGAACAATCAGAATATAGCTTGGGAAATAGAGAAAATCAACCAGCAATTTCTGAATGAAGGCAAGAACTATGTGCTTGTCGGCCCCGGACGATGGGGAAGCAGTGATACTTGGTTGGGTATTCCGGTGAAGTGGCCACATATTTCTGCCGCGCGTGTCATTGTGGAGGCCGGACTTACTAACTATCGGGTAGATCCCAGTCAGGGAACACATTTCTTCCAGAACCTGACTTCTTTTGGTGTGGGATATTTCACGATTAACGCGTTTATGAATGATGGAGTATACAATCAGGAATTCCTGAATACGCAACCTGCTGTATTTGAAACCGAATATCTCCGTCATGTACGCTTTGAAAGGCCGATTGTTGTGAAAATGGATGGCAAAAAGAAACTTGGAGTAGTCCTTATGCCCGATAAATAA
- a CDS encoding DUF4493 domain-containing protein, with protein MNAIKNIYAVLALIALCLSSCEMKNELEGKYNLKNDEGLLTLDLVNKTQATPTTKAESTSLTDELDVNTYKVEIVDNATEAVVRSFASYAKLKEALPLVVPVGNYKIVAKSGVLQDASRTPYFEGSSSIEVKQGMESKAEVLCKSATVKVSLNISEEFLNMFADDYVFTVSNGIGGVIYVKKEDLSSIYLSIPDGSTSIKIVAKVTEKDSGRDIETVYTVTKPDAEGLQGGDSFNVTVKPVEEGEDPNNPDVTPSDPKLGIQLDIDLTMDETGITVKVPTELIEESKPDEPDQPTDPDQPTVDGPEIIGADEVVEVDTNNPPTVQVTMKAPAGIQNLLVTITSDSNEFIGLISQMGLGETFDLANPGDLEDKLGGSLEDGSGIGLIDPNDPIKDKKEFIFDVSGFMPMLSPFGLQQHYFTIKLIDNNGKELAKKLTVKVVKN; from the coding sequence ATGAATGCGATAAAAAACATATATGCGGTGCTGGCATTGATAGCACTTTGTTTGAGTTCCTGCGAGATGAAGAATGAATTGGAAGGCAAATATAATTTGAAGAATGACGAGGGGCTTCTGACATTGGATCTGGTGAACAAGACTCAGGCTACGCCTACTACAAAGGCTGAAAGTACATCACTTACTGATGAACTGGATGTGAATACCTATAAGGTGGAGATTGTTGATAATGCCACTGAAGCCGTGGTCCGTTCATTTGCCAGCTATGCAAAGTTGAAAGAAGCTTTGCCGTTGGTCGTTCCGGTAGGAAACTATAAGATTGTGGCTAAAAGCGGTGTTTTGCAAGATGCTTCGCGTACTCCCTATTTTGAAGGAAGTTCTTCTATCGAAGTGAAGCAAGGAATGGAGTCTAAGGCAGAAGTTCTTTGTAAATCGGCAACTGTGAAGGTTAGTTTGAATATATCAGAAGAGTTTCTCAATATGTTTGCCGATGATTACGTGTTCACTGTTTCAAACGGAATCGGCGGAGTCATTTATGTAAAGAAGGAAGATTTAAGTTCGATTTATCTCAGTATTCCTGACGGCTCTACCTCGATCAAAATTGTAGCGAAAGTAACGGAGAAGGACAGTGGTAGAGACATTGAGACTGTTTATACAGTGACGAAGCCCGATGCAGAAGGTCTGCAAGGCGGTGATTCTTTTAATGTCACGGTGAAACCGGTAGAAGAAGGTGAAGATCCGAACAATCCCGACGTAACTCCTTCTGATCCGAAGTTGGGGATACAGTTGGATATTGACTTGACCATGGATGAAACTGGCATTACAGTGAAAGTACCGACTGAACTGATAGAAGAATCGAAACCGGACGAACCGGATCAACCAACAGATCCCGATCAGCCGACAGTAGACGGACCGGAGATTATCGGGGCGGATGAAGTGGTAGAAGTGGATACCAATAATCCTCCAACAGTTCAGGTTACAATGAAAGCTCCGGCTGGAATTCAGAATTTACTTGTGACGATAACTTCAGATTCCAACGAGTTTATAGGTTTAATTTCTCAAATGGGGTTGGGCGAAACGTTCGACTTAGCTAATCCTGGTGATTTGGAGGATAAACTTGGAGGTAGTTTAGAAGACGGATCCGGTATAGGCCTGATTGACCCGAATGATCCGATTAAAGATAAAAAAGAGTTTATCTTTGATGTATCCGGTTTTATGCCTATGTTATCGCCGTTTGGGCTTCAGCAACACTATTTTACTATTAAACTGATTGATAATAATGGTAAGGAGTTAGCCAAGAAATTGACAGTAAAAGTGGTGAAAAACTAA